One Mus musculus strain C57BL/6J chromosome 2, GRCm38.p6 C57BL/6J genomic window, CCTGTCTGCATGTCTGTAATGCCATGTTAACAAGAAGGAAACTGTGTTTCAGGAGCTGCACatctccaccagagaactaaagGACATGTCCGAATACTACTTCGATGGCAAAGGAAAAGCCTTTAGACCGATTATTGTGGTGCTAATGGCCCGAGCGTGTAATATTCATCATAATAATGCCCGGTCAGTTACTTTATTTCctgcttttgttgttctttttaatttGGAAAGTTGTCTTTCATAACCTTATTAATTAATTGCTCACTTAAGAAGCGCATCTAAGACTTCACTAGACCATGTGTAGATTCTGACTTTGACTCACTAAATAAGCGTCATTTTACAGACTTTATGAATATATAGTAGAAAACTTGagttacaaataaatatattagaaacatttgttagttagttagtttccaTTTGCCAGTTAGTTTCCCATTAGAAAGTAAAGAATCCCAAGATGTGTAGCTATTCATTTAACCATTATACATATAGACAGTTAACCCAAAGCTTGTTCTAATGTTACACTGTGCTATTATCATGGACAGACCTTGGATTGAGTGCTTTCTTATGACCCTCATTTTGCAGAAGAGAAATGCttaaagaaaacatgaccaaTTATCCTCAAATCAGTATAGATAAAATGTTAAAACATCAAAACGTATATATTTTAGCattaaaggaaatattttaaaagtttcctATTGCTTTGCATGGATCATCCAAAgtaaggcaagcactctaccactgagctgtagccCCCTTCATGTTAGAAGTACTACCATATTGCCAAAATGTCTTTATAATGATGTCAAGTGACCTGCTGGTAGAGACTCTTGTAGATCATATTCTGGTGAACTAGATAGTACTTTTAAAGACTGCCTCAAAGCTGTTACCACTAATTTTAATGATGCTGCTGTGGAAATGAACATCAGATGTTGCTTCTTAGCAGATATTTCTCTGCCTAAAGTGCTCTGTAACTGTGCCAATCAGTTCAACATGTCATGCCATGCTCAGAGTTGACTTCCACAAAACTTGAGACTTTTAGGGGCTCACAGTATGTTCTGCATGTGTAGTGAAACCTTTTAACCAGCACCTAAGCCGCTTTCACTTATGTGGCAAGCAGACCAGAAGTGCTTCCCCTGGACCAGACTGACAGGTTTTTCTCAGTGTCAGTACCACTGCTGCCCGACCACTATGCTGTCAACAGCTCTAATGCTTCCTGTGCGTTGTGGCTTCTAGCTAATGGATGCCCCCAAGTGATAGTAACCAGCAGTGCCTTTTCCAAAAAcctctgggagctggagagatagatgcccaagcagttaagagcactcgttGCTCCAGCAGAgacctgcatggtggctcacaactgtctgttaataaccagttccagggcatctgatacctcttctggcttctgcacatGGCACAAATGTATACATTCAGGAaaaaactcatacacacaaaaaatataaatttaaaaaaaattttacttaaaaaattacttctgttaaaaaaattttttaaataaaaaataatttaaaaataaaaaaattacttcTGAGGTGAAGGCTACTATTCTAGAGAAATCATTGATGAAATTCTTTAACACATAAAATGGTTTATGAATTTCATATatagtatgagaaagaacatTTTCTCCACTATCTAAAATCCTTATTCCCTAGTaagtgagatggcttggtgggtgggTGTGCTCGCCACCATGCCTAATAGCTTGGTTTAATGTCTAAGATCCACATGGTAAATGGAGGAAGTTAATTCCCTTGGGTTGCCCTTTGATCTCCATATAAGTACTGTGACATGTGATCTTCCACTTCcacattaaattattaaaattaatgtgttgaaaaataaagattttttttaaaaccattatTCCCTATAGTTAAAATTTTGATTATCTTGAAACTTTATAAGCTGTTGATTGCAGAAAACACAGAATATAACACAGTTTGGGAATATTTGAGCTGTACCTTCATTGTAGGATACTTGATAAAGAGCTTATGAAAGACAGTATAGAGGTAGCATCAGACATGTGGGCCTGACTCATGACTGTTACATGCATTAAAGTGATTCTGTACCCATTGGCATGCTTTTGACGCACAACTTCTTTTTTCCAAAGTGTTTTACCAGCATACATTGATATATACACATAACAATGAGTTTCATTATCTTGTGTTCATCagtttaatatatattttgatcAAGTCTACCACTCCCCCATTCCTGTCTCTTGTCCCCCAGCTAGCCCTTCTTCTACcttcttggttttgcttttggtgaGATGACCCAGTGAGTATCATTATCAACCCTCCCAAGCAAGCACTAACTGACCATAAATCCATAGAGAGGGATGGGGTCTTACCCTATCGTTTACCACCATGACAGGATGCTGAGAGGCACGTTCTTGTGCAGGTACTCACAGCTGTTGTAAATTCAAGAGTGCAGTCTTCCCATACTGATCCCCTCCTTATAAACTCACATTCTCTATATGTAGTCTTTACAGTTTCTAACAATTTTTGTGAGCTGGAGCTATTGCTTAGTgggagaacacttgcctagcattatATAAGGTTCTAGTTTAAAAACCCAGTACCTCAAAACaaggattattttttctttttctttttttgagacagtttctttgtataacagcctgggctgtcctgaaacctgctttgtagaccaggctggcctcacagacatgtgcctgcttctgcctcttgagtgctgggactaaaggcatgggccaccttCCCCTGGGgaatgtttgttttctgaaacagactagcctcaaactcattatattCCTTCCTTACTTCCCAAGTATTGGgtttatacacatatatcacCCAGTTCAGCACGTTTTCATGTCCTcaaattacaaatatttaaatgctGGCTTTTTGTTGAGTGCTCACTGTTTTGTCCTTCTAGTCAGAGCCCTATTTATTGACATACCTTATAATAATAGAAATGGTGGCCAACTTGGAAATACATAGCAAAGGTCAAAGGCCTTAACAGTTTTTTACCGGTAAGTTTTACCACTAATTAGTCAAAAGTCTATATTTTGTTAGGCTGAAATTCATTTAAGATAATATTCTTAGAaaagtgtttatattttaaaactacaaaaaCCCATTTCCCTATGTATcaactcaaagaacacagagcctAATAAGTTTCCGTAGATAATACATACTTTCTAACAGCAGGCCTAAGGATCTGCTCATAGATTCAGCATAAGCTCTTCAAAACTGCATGAAtgctgatttttctctttcaccaATGCAGAGTCTTTTATTGGTATTGGAGATCAAACCCAAGACCTCTCAGTGCCAGAACCTTCTCTCTCTGTGAGCTGTGCTGTCTGCAGCTGTCTGCACTGGTTTTGTGTGATGATTTGTCTGTGTCTGCTATtactttttgtttactttttcctCCTTGAGTCTcctagccccataggaagaacagcaatatgaaccaaccagtaccccccagagctcccagggaataaaccaccaaccaaagagtatatatagAGGGAcccctccagctgcatatgtagcagaggacaaccttcctcagtggaaggagaggtccttggtcctgtgaaggctccatgccacagtgtaggggaatgccaggacagggaattgggagtgggtgggtgggtgagcagggggaggggagataggaTAGGAGGGGTTTCagagggaaaggagataacatttgaaatgtaaataaagaaaatatctagtaaaaaaagcaaaacaaaacaaaaagagtccCCTGTAATCTGGAAATACTAGGAGCTGCTATGTTTTGAATTGtgaaatttaatatataatatatattatatatctcataaataaaattatataaccatataatttatataatattacatattacataattatatttagtatataataAGCAGTACCTTACCATTGATGTTGGGGTTGGAAGCAGTTAGGAGGCTGAGACTGAGTTCTAAAGCTTTGGGTAAGATGGGCCACCACAGCACCACACTTTAAAACCCTATTGAAAGCAAGATTAGAAGATGCTCCTATACCTATGTATAGTGAATGCCTGTGTCATTTTCACAATGCTATTTGTAATGACTTTCTGCTGAGCCTAAAGAATTAAAATGAGCACTAGCTATGCAGATGTTAAGTTAGGTCCTTAAAGGAAAGGTCACTTGTTatgcctctcccttccctcccctgtgATAAACACTTAGTGCACCAGTCAAATGTTACGCTACAATTATGTATCAAAAAACATAATTGGTGTTGAAAGGGAAAATACTGGCTCAGAATTCCCAAGACTAAGATCTCTTTTTACCTGTGAGggacagggaataagagacatagacaggagacagaggatcCGGGAAAAGGACTGTCTCTGGGTAGAGAGGAAACAGACCTGGCACATAAAAAAACGATAGTTTGTAAAGGTAAAAGGGTAAACCCATGTTAAGATAaggtgtttaattttgattgggTGTGTTAAGTAGAGGACTTTTGAATGCTGGACTTTGCTAGCTGGATTTtgatagtcagcctcaggaggaagaaATGGCCAAGCAAAGGAATAGACCTTGGGGGCTAGCTTCAGCAATGTAATCTAACAGTTTTTAACAAGGCAGAGGGGGAGAAGGACAAGGCCTACCAcagccatgtttgccatgctcaggATGGCTTAAGTCCTTTCAAATATATTTCTCTAGTTTGATTTATCAAAATTCAGTGTTTTACAATTCCCATAAATAGTGATATAACAATGACTGGTTCTTGGGCCTGAGGAGAAAAGACTGCTTAAGGAGTAGTCCCTCTtctgagaaaaagaaattgtAGCATTCCCGCTTTACTATTAAATTAGTATTGCTTATCACCTtgcaagttcttttttttaaatatttatttattttatgtatatgagtacctgtcgttgtcttcagacataccagaagaaggcatcagatcgcattacagatggttgtgagtcaccatgtggtcactgggaattgaactcaggacctctagaagagtagtcagttttcttaaccactgagccatttctccagccccctccttGCAAGTTCCTATCCTGTAATTTGTGAGGAGAAATGAATTTAGAGACCCAACAAAGTTAAATATGAGGAAATTATTGGTCATGTCATTCATTTAGTATAGTTTTTAAAACTTTGCACAGTGGCATTTgattttttaagatatattttgattatttttagtgtgagagagagaggttgagagagagagagagagagaatgcatgcaTGCCCTAGCATTTAATTCTTTAAGACACTTTATACTGGGGCAGAAAAGAACATGTCTTTTTCTTGtagaagatctgggttcaattcccggtactaacatggcagcttacaactatcaATAACTCTAGTTgcaggaatctgacatcctcttctgaccttgaacaggcatacatgcaagcaaaacacctataaacaaacaaaataatcttCATACATTGCAAACCATTTTTGTaagatacatttatttgtgtgtgtgaagtgtaaGGGCACATGCATCCTaaggtgtgcatgtggaggtccaTTGCAAGACTCACTTCTCCTTTTCCACCTGTGGTTCTGTGGATTGAAATCTGGGTGTCATAGCTGGGTCTTTCGGGTCTATAGAGCAACCAACATTTTTATACAGTTTCTCTTAGAGAAATACAATTCTTTATCCTAGATTCGATATCCAGTTTTCACAAGATGATTGCTGAGAAGGTTCTAGGCGGCGTCTGTTAAAAAGCATTGCTTTCTGTTAATTAGAGAGATGCAAGCCAGCCAGCGCTCCATAGCCTTAGTTGCAGAAATGATCCACACTGCTACTCTGGTTCATGATGACGTTATTGATGATGCAAGTTCTCGAAGAGGAAAACATACAGTTAATAAAATCTGGGGTGAGAAAAAGGTATGATGGTTTTTAATGTTACTTTGAAAAATCTTTCTTACCAAACCACATGCTGATGGGATTGCGTTTGCTTTTTAGACTTGTAAAATAGACTTGTTTGAATGTGGTCTCTGAAAGGAGTGTTTCTGTTGCCTCTGTAAAGGTCTGACAGCAAAAACGAACTCAGTGATTCTCCTTAATCTCTGTTGTTCTTACGTGAATTTTTCTagttataagagaaagcattttcaTGCGTATTTCTTGCGGATTCCTACATTTTTCTGTTCAACTCAGATTGCCTACATTGATTTGAAACCATAAGCATTTGTTAACTTGCTGCATGTTCAAGAGTGTCAAAGCAAATAGAAACTATAAAACAAGAGAAATCACAGAAATAGTATTCTACTACCAAAACTTACTGTAAAGAGATCCTAATAAGATTTGCTATACATACAggcgtatgcacacacacacaaatgctggtatgtatgtatatatatatatatgtatgtatatatatatttgtttgtttgtttgttttaaactttatctgcatttattttatgctgaatttattcccgggccatgagtttttgtttcttcagttccttctgggatatctttttcttctgtgcagcctcctcttctggctttggaacGATCTGTTCCTTCCCAGTGAGGATCATCTCAATGTGGCAGGGGGAACTCATGTGTGGGTTAATCCGGCCATGAGCTCTGTAGGTTCGTCGGAGCATCTTAGGTGCCTTGTTCACCTGGATGAGTTTAATGACTAGAGAATCTATGTCTAAACCCTCAGTTCAGCATTACTCTCTGCATTTTTAAGCATGTGCAGCAAAAATTCGCCACCGACCCTGTGTCCAGCCCCACTGTTTGTCCTGGGTGCACCTACTGACTCCACCATTATACCGCCGGAATGGCACACCTTGCTTCTTTAAAGTGTCATCCTTCAGATACTTGGTGGCTTTGCATATATGCACACCCTTGATGGCCTGGGTGGTTTCCCTGGTGTTTTTAAAGTGAACACGAAGGTTTGAACCTCttgatttgcatgattttgtggggttttctgggTCAAGAGAGTAGCGAACGATTTTGGCACGTGACCTGTGAACACAGCAGCTCTGGTCGCTTCCAGGAAGAGGTTATATTtgatatatagagaaagagattattattttatgggtatgggtattttgccttcaTGCATACACGtatagcagaagagggcattggatccccctaGTAGTGGGTTGACAGGAGGTTAGAAGctatgatgtgggtgctgggaatcaacctggggtcctttggaagatcatCCAGTACTcttctactgagccatttctctggcccctgtatatttattttaaattgtatttcctGTTTTATTAGCATTGCTTGAAGAGAATATGTAAAATAGGTACTTTGGATTGAGGATTTATAAGTTATGGGTTGAAGAATGAAgatgaacaaatgaaaaagagGATGTGTAAGCCTTCCTTCTGTGAGCAAGCGTTCTCCCACACATGTGCCTCCATTGGCAGTCTTACATAGTTGAGAACCAACCAAAGCACATAAAGCCAGTCTACCCTCTTACATTGTTCTTCAGATGAAGCATATGGTTCCCTCCTGTTTGTCAGTACTCTCATGTACTTTAATTGGAATGAATTTTTGCAAAATGGTGAGTAATTAGTAAGCATATGCTAAGTAGCAGTATTCTAGATAATAGAGAACAGAAAAATACTAAGATGGTTATTTTGAAAATTCTATTACCTTGGGCAGGGATGTAGCTCTGTTGCGAGAACTCATGCTCAGCATATAAAAGGCCTAGATTCAACTGCTGGCTTCTCATGCATGAATGACGTCTCTAATCctgggactcaggaggtggagcagaaagatcaagagtttAAAGTCCGCTTTGCCTACATACCTAGTGGAAGACAGCTCAGCTAGCTTGCTTacttgctccttccttccttctttcttttctctctctctctctctctctctccctctctctctttctctctctctttcttttctctttttgagacagggtttctctgtgtaaccctggctgtcctagaacttgccatGCAGACCAAACAGACCGTAAACTCAAAGcaatctcctgcctccatcttcagagtactggaattaaaggcatgctccaccacttcTCTGTGACAGCCTagctttttaaaacatgaaatccTATGAGTAAAACATTCTGTGAACTCTAGCATTTCTGTGTAACAGAGTAGTACTGATGTATATCTTTAGTGTGCATGTAAAGTGTACGATATAATTTGACTGTATAATTTTTAACTGATAATTTGTTCTGGTAACATTAATATCCTGGGTATCAAACCTaggctttgtgtatgctaggcaagtgcctaACTGCTGAGCTAGCTGTGAACTTTTTTATCTGTgatgttttattctctttttttccaggCTGTTCTTGCTGGAGATTTAATTCTTTCTGCAGCGTCTGTAGCTCTGGCACGGATTGGAAACACAGCTGTTGTATCTATGTTAGCCCAAGTTATTGAAGATTTGGTGCGTGGTAAGTCGGTtctgatgtttcttttttatttagaatACCAGTTCTGGTATTTAGCCAGGCAATAAAACCGTATCTCAAGTAACCCTTCTCCTTCTTGATAGGTGAATTTCTTCAGCTAGGgtcaaaagaaaatgagaatgaaaggTTTGCCCACTACCTTGAGAAGACCTTCAAGAAGACAGCCAGCCTGATAGCCAACAGTTGTAAAGCAGTATGTACGTTCTGTCTTTTTTCAAGTTGAAAAAAGCCCACATTTATTTCTTAGTGGCTAATTCTCCTAGAAACATTTAATTAGAGAACCTTAAAATAGCATCCTAAAATTCCAGTCGTCATAGAGAAACCATTACGTCCCAGACACTTTGTTGTTCTCACTTTCCTTGTGTTCTTCTGGTATGGAAATAATGAACTTTTCTGTCATATTTCCTCCCCCAAGAATCAATCAAAATATTTCCTAGTCTATGCTGACAAGATAGCTCACCAGAGAAGCACTTGCCACAGATTCCTGATGTTAGACACCTGAGACCTAAAAGAGGACAGAAGCAATTCCAGGAACTGTGTTCTACTCTCTGCACACGTGCCATGGCACACGTGTGTCCATACTCAAACATGTCACACACTTGTAGATAAAAGAGTGAAATCAAGATATTTCCCAATCAAACGTATATAAAATTCTGAGCAACTCTTTGTCACAGTTATCACTCGATATTTTTGACATTTTACcttttaaattatgaaatactGAATTATCACATAAATATTTACCTGGGAGAAAAATGTTTATTAGATTGTAGTAGTATTCTACATACTTGTTCATAAATAGTAGATCTAACCAATTTTATTATATCTCCTATATGTAAGCCATAATTTTCAGAGTATAAATTAAATAGTAACTTCTTCGCAGTCTCTCTGGTCCTCTTTACCTCCTCCCTACactgtgctctctgcctctcagtgTTATCCAAACATTTGAGTCACTGTCTTTAATCTGTGTATTAAAATGTGATAGTCATTGTTAGTTCACAAATAACAGTCTCTCTATAAAACTGTTCCTGTGAGAAGCTGTGTttgatggtgcatacctgtagTCCTAGCCcttggaggcagaaacaggaagattatATGCTCAAAgcaaaccagggctacatagtgaattttagGCCACCGTGGGCTATAgatgacatcctgtctcaaaaataaaacattgtttaTCTGAGCATGTCCCAAACTAGCAGGTTTAGAGAAGAAACCTGGGCAAGCAATGGTCCCATGTAATAGTCTTGTGCGATCATGGCAACAAGAAACATGTAAGGTAAGATCTAGACTGTCTTGGAACACTCTTAGAAAATTATAGGGAAAAGGAGCCTTTTAGCCCTTTGACAACAATGCCGCTGTTTTGCCATGCTTCAAGAAACATACTTGTGGgccagaaagaaaaaatgaggaCAACACTTTCTTCATGAAAAGATCTAATTGAAAGAGATGTGAATTGCATAGGATAGGTTGGCCACAGTCACAGCTCTTTGTCTTCCTGAAAAAGCTATTACATTTCCATTTGGGAGAAATTACAGGTATACTGGTTTTTAAGAAGACATGAAAGTATGACAGACATCTTATAAATGGGTATCATAATGCTACTGCATTGATGCTTTATTATTAACGTTTGGTTGTCAAATCTTACAAAGTTTAACCTCAGAATGTTTGCTGCTCTTAAAGAGGACCTAAGTTTAGTTCCCCGCACTTAAATcatgcagctcacaaccacctataactaaaaaatctgataccctcttctggaagATCTGGCTTCCAAGACCGATGGAGAAACATGCTCCTGTTATCCAAGTcttgaggctgaggctggaggattgccATAATTCCAAGGCTAGCTAAGGCTGTGTATGTTAGGGGTGCAGGAACGAAACTGTCAAAGCAGAGGCTCTATTGGGGGACGTTTATATCatgaataagagaaagaaaacagcagaGGCATTTGGAAGAGttcagaacagagagaaaaagaagtagTCTGTATTTTGAAATGTATAACAGGTACTTGTGATTAGGGACTATAGGTGCCTAGAGTCTATCAGGGGCTTTGACATGAAGCCACGGGTACATGTCAGTGGAGCTATATGTCCATTCTGATGTTCCTTCTGCCAGAGGCAAGGGAAATGACTTCCTTTGGGGAAGGAAAATCTGTTTCACAGGTTCCTGAGGGATGCTAGACTTTTATCTAACCACCAGAAATCCTACTATACTCTAGCTTTAGCTCATTTCTGACATATGAATTGCCTGAGACCTTacacatagttttaaaaaaaaaaaaactatataaaaaaaGGAACAATCCATCCTCAGGAGCTACTAGTATGCAAGAGAAGTTCACAAGTTTGCTGCTGCAGTTTAGAAATGCTAAATGCGCATTCTCTAGGCACATAGGAGCAGCTCCGCCTAGGAACCAGTTCACACAGTGGTGTAATCGTAGGGACCTGTGTCACCAGGGTAAGGCATCATTACTACTCTGCTTAAGCAGCCAGAGATAATGTGTGTGCTGAGGAGCTCCTGTGCTTTTCAGTGATTATCAAGAAAACAGGGCCTATGAGGTACCTGAtcacctgggttcagtccctagcacccaaGTGATGGGAAGCCATATGCAGAGACACCTGTACACGTTAAGTAAatgcaataaaaaaattaacaagtaACCAGTAGACATGTATTTAAACTTAGCTCAATCctgattaaaaatgaaatagtCTAGGACTAAAACTTAGTGGTAGAGCATAGCTTACCAAGCATAAATTCCTAGGTTCAATCTCTGGTATTAccttcccctgcccccaagaaaactccaaattttctttttaaagagggagaaaaggagagagaaagaaggtaaagtgaaaaaaaaaaaaaaatgaaagaagtgtTGTGTGCTGACCACACCGAGGTGTGCTAGCAGTGCCCCAG contains:
- the Pdss1 gene encoding decaprenyl-diphosphate synthase subunit 1 isoform 2 (isoform 2 is encoded by transcript variant 2); the encoded protein is MAMRWSCWRRGCSWRPTAVGSPRRERPGCVEPLGTRAASDTRAQIPYFSLMKILMSASPTMHSISQFHQRTPAMCSCRQTQSGEKYSDPFKLGWRDLKGLYEDIRKELHISTRELKDMSEYYFDGKGKAFRPIIVVLMARACNIHHNNAREMQASQRSIALVAEMIHTATLVHDDVIDDASSRRGKHTVNKIWGEKKAVLAGDLILSAASVALARIGNTAVVSMLAQVIEDLVRGEFLQLGSKENENERFAHYLEKTFKKTASLIANSCKAVCTFCLFSS
- the Pdss1 gene encoding decaprenyl-diphosphate synthase subunit 1 isoform X5, giving the protein MQASQRSIALVAEMIHTATLVHDDVIDDASSRRGKHTVNKIWGEKKAVLAGDLILSAASVALARIGNTAVVSMLAQVIEDLVRGEFLQLGSKENENERFAHYLEKTFKKTASLIANSCKAVSVLGCPDPVVHEIAYQYGKNVGIAFQFPEMNAMIMRRFSLPGDVDRARQYVLQSDGVQQTTYLAQQYCHKAVREIRKLRPSTERDALIQLSESVLTRDK